From the genome of Fusobacterium varium, one region includes:
- the cca gene encoding CCA-adding enzyme has product MEKLKKIELGENEKYILETIQKYGEGYIVGGYVRDSLLGLKPKDCDFVTNLSYEKLLEIFKEFHPKEIGKAFGIIQIKYKGIHYEIAKYRKDIGVPEDRREQEVEFTDNIMEDLKRRDFTINAVAFDGENYRYVEHAVEDIMNKNLRFVGGAPERIKEDPLRVMRFIRFLVTKNLNNKNDIKQILPYIPLVKKLSMERMRDEFSKIITADDAHSAIELLEKTGILEYLIPEWTKTKKFNQRNPHHNLTLDEHIKKVVASIEGDIELRLAALLHDIGKPQTYTLKNGIGHFYGHEQESAVLAEKILLRMKYANKIVKNVTLLIANHLNNSKNSNKKYCKKLIEKIGYENMPKLFKLMEADRIAHKPPFDFTALDKLKIAYYEICNNNEPISIKDLVVNGNDMIALGITKGKDIGETLKYLLGKVLEDPANNDREILLNFAEQYKIILKS; this is encoded by the coding sequence ATGGAAAAATTAAAAAAAATAGAGCTGGGAGAGAATGAAAAGTATATTCTTGAAACTATTCAGAAATATGGTGAAGGATATATAGTAGGAGGATATGTGAGAGATTCCCTCTTGGGATTAAAACCAAAAGATTGTGATTTTGTAACGAATCTTTCATATGAAAAGTTGTTGGAAATATTTAAGGAATTTCACCCTAAAGAGATTGGAAAGGCTTTTGGGATAATTCAGATAAAATATAAAGGAATACATTATGAGATAGCTAAATATAGAAAGGATATTGGTGTACCAGAAGATAGGAGAGAACAGGAAGTAGAATTTACAGATAATATAATGGAAGATTTAAAAAGAAGAGATTTTACTATTAATGCTGTAGCATTTGATGGAGAAAATTACAGATATGTAGAGCATGCAGTAGAAGATATAATGAATAAAAATCTTCGTTTTGTAGGAGGGGCTCCAGAACGTATAAAAGAAGATCCTTTGAGAGTTATGAGATTTATAAGATTTCTTGTAACAAAAAATTTAAATAATAAAAATGATATAAAACAGATTCTTCCATATATACCTCTTGTAAAAAAACTGTCTATGGAAAGAATGAGAGATGAATTCAGTAAAATAATAACAGCTGATGATGCTCATTCAGCAATAGAGCTTCTCGAAAAAACAGGAATACTTGAATATCTCATTCCCGAATGGACAAAAACAAAAAAATTCAATCAAAGGAATCCTCATCACAATCTCACATTAGATGAACATATAAAAAAGGTTGTAGCTTCTATTGAGGGTGATATAGAACTTAGACTTGCAGCATTGCTTCATGATATAGGAAAACCTCAAACCTATACTTTAAAAAATGGAATAGGGCATTTTTATGGACATGAACAGGAAAGTGCTGTTTTAGCTGAAAAAATACTTTTAAGAATGAAATATGCAAATAAAATTGTAAAAAATGTTACTTTACTAATTGCTAATCATTTGAATAATTCAAAAAACAGCAATAAAAAATACTGTAAAAAATTGATTGAAAAAATAGGTTATGAAAATATGCCAAAACTTTTTAAATTAATGGAAGCAGACAGAATAGCCCACAAACCTCCATTTGATTTTACAGCTTTGGATAAATTAAAAATAGCATATTATGAGATATGTAATAATAATGAACCTATATCTATAAAAGATCTTGTGGTAAATGGAAATGATATGATAGCTTTGGGAATTACTAAAGGAAAGGATATAGGAGAAACATTAAAATATCTTTTAGGCAAAGTATTGGAAGATCCTGCTAATAATGACAGAGAAATTCTTTTAAATTTTGCAGAGCAGTATAAAATAATTTTAAAAAGTTAA
- a CDS encoding Predicted nucleotidyltransferase — MEKLVNNGKILEIRTGSHLYGLSTPSSDKDYTGIFLAPWKYHIGLHKLEQVDLGIESKLENGKNSFKAVDRTFYELKRFAALAAGSNPNIIELLFVDEDNIIYINEYGRKLLDNRYLFLSQKLIEKFSGFANSQKHKLYVKKENLEKLYSARDFIKNMIDKYKSDKIFLPEMKKEENFEKNFIQRDIKGDVYRIGEYNINSNLTLKNACELIERIIKESSNRQELIKQSGYDTKYASHLVRLLLEAIEMITTGNLVYPLQERELIMKIKMGEMKFEKVIELVEELEIKLKRFEDTPELITIPKNIDMEAIEKLVIEIYKDFLLKGE; from the coding sequence ATGGAAAAACTGGTAAATAATGGAAAAATATTGGAAATAAGAACAGGAAGTCACCTCTATGGCTTGTCTACACCATCTTCAGATAAAGATTATACAGGAATATTCCTTGCTCCATGGAAATATCATATTGGACTTCATAAATTGGAACAGGTAGATTTAGGAATAGAATCTAAACTTGAAAATGGAAAGAACAGTTTTAAAGCAGTTGATAGAACTTTTTATGAATTGAAAAGATTTGCTGCTTTAGCAGCAGGAAGCAATCCAAATATAATAGAACTTCTATTTGTAGATGAAGATAATATTATATACATAAATGAATATGGGAGAAAATTGTTAGATAACAGGTACTTATTTCTTTCACAAAAACTTATTGAGAAATTTTCAGGATTTGCCAATTCGCAAAAACATAAACTTTATGTAAAAAAAGAAAATCTTGAAAAACTTTATTCAGCCAGAGATTTTATAAAAAATATGATAGATAAATATAAATCTGATAAAATCTTTCTTCCTGAGATGAAAAAAGAGGAAAATTTTGAAAAAAATTTCATTCAGAGAGATATAAAAGGAGATGTTTATAGAATAGGAGAATACAATATAAATTCCAATCTTACCCTTAAAAATGCTTGTGAATTAATAGAAAGAATAATAAAGGAGAGCAGCAACAGACAGGAGCTTATAAAACAATCAGGATATGATACTAAATATGCTTCACATCTTGTAAGACTTTTACTGGAGGCAATAGAGATGATAACTACTGGAAATCTGGTATATCCTTTACAGGAAAGAGAGCTTATAATGAAAATAAAAATGGGAGAAATGAAATTTGAAAAAGTAATTGAATTGGTGGAAGAATTGGAAATAAAACTAAAAAGATTTGAAGATACTCCTGAACTGATAACAATACCTAAAAACATAGATATGGAAGCAATAGAAAAACTTGTAATAGAAATATATAAAGATTTTCTGCTCAAGGGAGAATAA
- the hup_11 gene encoding HB — protein MNKRELARIYNTISQGKISQKAALEEIDIFTQTLQEALMKYDSVTFVNIGIFEILERKPRLVSNPSTREIMKIYPKKVVRFRASKNIMKP, from the coding sequence ATGAATAAGAGGGAGCTGGCAAGGATATATAACACAATAAGTCAGGGAAAGATATCACAAAAAGCAGCCTTAGAGGAAATAGATATATTTACACAAACCTTGCAGGAAGCCTTGATGAAATATGATTCAGTAACATTTGTCAACATTGGAATATTTGAAATACTGGAAAGAAAGCCGAGATTAGTAAGCAATCCATCAACTAGAGAAATAATGAAAATCTATCCAAAAAAGGTAGTAAGATTTAGAGCATCAAAAAATATAATGAAACCTTAA
- a CDS encoding Bacterial DNA-binding protein yields MKEGEFIRFYRDRNCLRNIKEAKKKIDLFWTVVLKALDEDGKVLLKDWGVFEKKEVAPRKIMTPRMEKERVTKAGEKIIFRTGTGLKTLVNGADADE; encoded by the coding sequence ATGAAAGAAGGGGAATTTATAAGGTTCTATAGAGATAGAAATTGTTTGAGGAATATTAAGGAAGCCAAAAAAAAGATAGACTTGTTTTGGACTGTTGTGTTGAAGGCTTTAGATGAAGATGGAAAAGTATTATTAAAAGACTGGGGAGTATTTGAGAAAAAAGAGGTAGCTCCCAGAAAAATAATGACGCCGAGAATGGAAAAAGAAAGAGTGACAAAAGCAGGGGAAAAGATAATATTCAGAACAGGAACAGGCTTAAAAACTCTTGTCAATGGAGCTGATGCTGATGAATAA